The DNA window TCCAGGAGATGAGGTTATAAGTCCAGCTTACAGTTTTTTTTCCACAGCCAGCTGTGCAAGTAGGTTAGGGGCTAAGGTGGTTTGGTGTGATGTTTCGTTCGATGATTTCAATATGGATACAGGTGAGATTGAAGGATTAATTTCGGACCATACCAAGGCAGTGGTGCCGGTGCATCTATTTGGACAGGCAGTTGCCATGGATAACATTTTAAGCATTTGCCGATCAAGGCATATTCCTATTATAGAAGACTGTGCTCAGGCCGCTGGTGCAAAATTTGATGGCCGGCAGGTGGGACAGTTTGGCACCTTTGGCTGCTATAGTTTTTTCCCTAGTAAGAATTTGGGTGGCTTTGGCGATGCTGGGATGCTTGTTACCAATGATGATGAGCTTGCAGCCAAGGCGAGGATTTTGCGCAGTCATGGTGCCACTGGGCAGTATCATCACGATTATCTGGGTGGAAATTTTAGGATTGATGCGCTCCAGGCTGCTCTGCTAAATGTCAAACTACCGTACATGATCAATCATATAGAGCGTCGAAGAAAAAACGCTGCCCACTATGCCGATGCTCTGGCGAAAATCGATGGCGTCGGTTTTGATGAGTCCTGTGATTTGGTTTTGCCGATGGAAAATCAAGGAAATTTTCACACATTTAATCAGTATACTCTGCGTCTAAAAGCCGCAAAGCGAGATGAATTAAAGCAGTTTTTAAATGCAAGGGATATTGGTTGTCAGATATATTATCCGATGGCGTTGTCAGATCAGAAGTGCTTCGCTGCCAATGCCCGGGGAAGCGAAGCCATAACTGTGGCAAAACAACTTGCATTGGAGTCACTTAGCATTCCTATATTTCCGGAATTGTCCATCGATCAAATGAATTATGTGGTTGATTCGATAGTAGAGTTTTTAAAAAGACGGTAATATTGTAATATATTTATGGATATGCTGTTAAAAAATATTTCCCGACTAAAAATATTTGTGTTGGGCGATGTCATGTTGGATCGATATATTTTTGGCGATGTTTTTAGGATCTCACCCGAGGCTCCGGTGCCGGTGGTGAATGTGCAAAATGAAAAATATATGCCCGGAGCAGCAGCCAATGTGGCGTTGAATTTGAAAGCATTAGGTGTAGATGTGGAGGTCGGAGGTATCATCGGAGATGATGGCTATGGCGATAGATTAGAGACCATTTTGCATTCGTCGGGGATCAAAATTGATCGAGAGTTTTGTGTCAAGAAATCGGTTTCAACCATAGTAAAAACTAGAATTTTGGTTCGGCATCAGCAATTATGTCGATTGGACGTGGAACAGGATAAAAATTTTTATGGGTTTTCCCCAAAAAATGCTCAAAATTTTCTCAAGGCTAGGATAGAAGCCAGCGATGGTGTACTAATATCCGACTATGCAAAGGGTGTAATTTCATCAGAACTTGTCCACTACGTGGAAGATATAGCCCATGCATCAGGTATATTTGTGGCGATGGATCCCAAGCCAAAGAATGGCATTTTTTACAGAAACATGGATTTGATGACACCCAATAAAGATGAATCGATAAAATTGGCCGGATTTGATGAAGATGTCGGGATTGGTGATTTTAAAATTGTATGTGAAAATATTTTTGAAAAATTTTCTCCAAAAAATCTTGTCATAACCCTGGGAAGTGAAGGCATGTTGTTGTGTCACGATGGTAAAGTAATTGATAGCATTCCCACCTATGCCAGCGAAGTATTCGATGTTTCCGGGGCTGGTGACACAGCGATTGCCTGTTTGACGGCGGCTATGGTGGCCGGCGCAGATCTGAGAAAAGCGGCTCATTTGGCAAACATTGCGGCAGGAATTGTGGTGAAAAAGCTAGGCACAGCTCAGGTCACAGCGGCCGAGATTTTAAATTACCATGAATAATTTTTGTCGTGTTGGTCAGAAAAATTTTTAACCACTGTAACAATTATGATTATTCAGCCAAAAGTGAGAGGATTTGTATGCACAACAACCCATCCGGGCGGTTGTGAAGCTAGTGTGAAAGAACAGGTTGCGTATTTAAGGGTTAAGCCGAGAATTTCCAATGGTCCAAAAAATGTACTCATCATCGGAGGCTCAACGGGCTATGGTCTAGCCAGTCGGATGGTGGCCAGCGCTTGCTGTGGAGCCCATGGCATTGGTGTATTTTTTGAAAGGCCAGAAAGTGATGGAAAGTTCGGATCACCAGGATTTTACAATGCTATGTCTCTGGATAAAATTTTCACGGCCATGGGTCTTATTTCGGAAAGTCTCAACGGCGATGCATTTTCCGATGAAATAAAAAACGCCACCGTAGATCTCATCAGAAAAAAGCTCGGTCAGGTGGATTGTGTCATCTATAGTTTGGCTTCGCCGAGGAGGATTGATTCGGTAACCGGAGAGACTTACAAATCGGTGTTGAAGCCTATAGGTGAGCGTTTTTCCAGCAAGACGATTAACACAGATAAGGGCGCAATTTGCAATGTAGATTTGGAGCCAGCCAGTCCCAAAGAGGTCTTCGATACGGTGAAGGTTATGGGAGGAGAAGATTGGGCCAAATGGATAAATATCTTGTTATCTGCGAAAGTATTAGCTGATGGAGTGAAGACCATTGCCTATTCTTATATTGGGCCGGAAATGACCTGGCCGATCTATGCCAATGGTACCATAGGCAAAGCTAAAGAGCATTTAGACGATACGAGAAAGCAATTGAGTGGTCTGTTAGCAAAGCTGGGCGGCAATGCTTATATCTCTGTCAATAAGGCGGTTGTAACCCAGGCAAGTGCAGCAATTCCGGTGGTGCCATTATATATATCCATATTGATGAAGGTCATGAAGAAAAAAGGCATATGGGAAGGCTGTGTCGATCAGATATATAGATTGTTTTCATCTAAATTGTATGGTATAAATGAGTTACAATTGGATGGTAAGGGAAGAATAAGACTAGATGATTTGGAGATGAGGGCCGATGTGCAGTCTGAGGTAATGGATATATTTTTGAAAATAACCACCGAAACCGTCGATAATCTGTCAGACTTTGCTGGCTATCGCGAGGAATTTTTAAAATTATTTGGCTTTGGCATTGATGGGGTTGATTATAATTCTTGATTGCGATGGATTCAGAAGAAATACGTAGTAGTTTTCTTAGTTTTTTCTCAGCCCGGGGGCATAAGGTCCTACCATCGGCATCTTTGTTGCCAGAGTCGCCAAATTTGCTGTTTACAAATGCTGGAATGAACCAGTTTGTGCCATATTTTATGGGTAGTAGGGAACCGATGGATAGAAAAGTGGCAAACGTGCAGACCTGTATCCGCGCTGGAGGAAAACACAATGATCTTGATGATGTTGGGTTTGATACCTATCACCATACTTTTTTCGAGATGCTTGGCAACTGGTCTTTCGGCGATTATTTCAAAAAAGAGGCCATAGAGTTGGCCTGGGAGCTTCTGACGAAGGTTTGGGAGTTTCCTAAGCACAGACTCTATGCTACGGTCTATGATCCAGCCGATGGCGAGCCAGCGGAATTTGATGAGGAATCCTTCCGTCTATGGTCGAATTTATTTACTGCGGAATGTCTTGATCCAGAAGTACATATAAAAAAATGTTTCCGAAGAGATAATTTTTGGATGATGGGCGACGGCGGACCTTGTGGGCCCTGTTCTGAAATTCATATGGATCTGACCGAAGCCGGTGATACCGAAGGAGATCTTGTCAATGTCGGATCAAATATGTGTTTAGAGATATGTAACCTAGTGTTCATACAATATGATGCAAAGGTCGATGGTAGCTTTAAAAAACTTTCAAAAAAACACGTGGATTCCGGCATGGGTTTGGAACGAGTTGCTGGGATAATGGCCAGTACGAATAATTTCAGCGATTTTTCGAAATTACCATCCAATTACAGCAGTGATCTGTTTAGCTGTATATTCACGGAATTGGAAAGGCTGTCTGGGTTAAAATATACTGGAACGGTCTCTAGCTCAAGGTTTTGCATGTCGGATATGGAGAAAATTGATTTCTATTTCAGGGCCATTGCAGATCATATTCGTAGTCTGACCTTTGGCATTGCTGATGGAATTTTACCTGGCAATGAAGGAAGAAATTATGTATTGAGACGAATACTTCGCCGAGCCATACTCTTTGGAAAAAAAATTGGTTTAACCAGTGGCTTTTTTGCAAAATTAAGTGAGGTTGTGATTAAAAAAATGGGAAAAATTTTCGAACAACTTGTTGATAATAAAGCCGTTATATATAATACATTGCTGACTGAAGAGGCTTCCTTTGATCGAACCATCCACCGGGGGATTGGAGTATTGGAAAAGATTTGCAGCCATAATAAAAGTGGAATAATTCCTGGCGAAGATGCGTTTTTATTATACGATACCTATGGATTTCCTCTCGATTTGACCGAATTAATGGCCGAAGAAAAAGGTTTAAAAGTGGATATGGAAGCTGCTGAGCGTGAAATGGATATGCAGCGTCAACGGGCACGATCTGCCCAGAAAAAAATTTCGGTGACCGTTGCGTCG is part of the Puniceicoccales bacterium genome and encodes:
- the alaS gene encoding alanine--tRNA ligase, with translation MDSEEIRSSFLSFFSARGHKVLPSASLLPESPNLLFTNAGMNQFVPYFMGSREPMDRKVANVQTCIRAGGKHNDLDDVGFDTYHHTFFEMLGNWSFGDYFKKEAIELAWELLTKVWEFPKHRLYATVYDPADGEPAEFDEESFRLWSNLFTAECLDPEVHIKKCFRRDNFWMMGDGGPCGPCSEIHMDLTEAGDTEGDLVNVGSNMCLEICNLVFIQYDAKVDGSFKKLSKKHVDSGMGLERVAGIMASTNNFSDFSKLPSNYSSDLFSCIFTELERLSGLKYTGTVSSSRFCMSDMEKIDFYFRAIADHIRSLTFGIADGILPGNEGRNYVLRRILRRAILFGKKIGLTSGFFAKLSEVVIKKMGKIFEQLVDNKAVIYNTLLTEEASFDRTIHRGIGVLEKICSHNKSGIIPGEDAFLLYDTYGFPLDLTELMAEEKGLKVDMEAAEREMDMQRQRARSAQKKISVTVASLEGEGTPFVGYSLAKDEKFFAKVVDVVEDKNSHFIILDSTPFFAEMGGEIGDTGSLRGNGASVEVLDTIRNESNLVLHKLLKNVGLKPGDEMECVVDMERRKSIQRNHTATHLLHFALRNILGDHVKQAGSMVDAMKLRFDFNHFSSLSDIQLRDIEHLVNQCILKNLAVNCDVMPFAEKPNNCIAFFGEKYGKIVRVVTIGDISCELCGGCHASNTGEIGLFKILAESAISSGVRRIEAVSGFSALGFMEKVTGDLKDISKKLSCSMDRVSESFMQMLERTVYLENQLKVMKNSQNEAMVRDLMSGCLMKNDLKFVLDIIDVDSPADLRAIAMLLSKKLSDDFWFVLCGKMPDGSGAILVSCSKKAISGGVKANLMLKKLSEKMDIKGGGNEELAMGGVKDGGLFNERLETLKNL
- a CDS encoding trans-2-enoyl-CoA reductase family protein, producing MIIQPKVRGFVCTTTHPGGCEASVKEQVAYLRVKPRISNGPKNVLIIGGSTGYGLASRMVASACCGAHGIGVFFERPESDGKFGSPGFYNAMSLDKIFTAMGLISESLNGDAFSDEIKNATVDLIRKKLGQVDCVIYSLASPRRIDSVTGETYKSVLKPIGERFSSKTINTDKGAICNVDLEPASPKEVFDTVKVMGGEDWAKWINILLSAKVLADGVKTIAYSYIGPEMTWPIYANGTIGKAKEHLDDTRKQLSGLLAKLGGNAYISVNKAVVTQASAAIPVVPLYISILMKVMKKKGIWEGCVDQIYRLFSSKLYGINELQLDGKGRIRLDDLEMRADVQSEVMDIFLKITTETVDNLSDFAGYREEFLKLFGFGIDGVDYNS
- a CDS encoding PfkB family carbohydrate kinase — translated: MDMLLKNISRLKIFVLGDVMLDRYIFGDVFRISPEAPVPVVNVQNEKYMPGAAANVALNLKALGVDVEVGGIIGDDGYGDRLETILHSSGIKIDREFCVKKSVSTIVKTRILVRHQQLCRLDVEQDKNFYGFSPKNAQNFLKARIEASDGVLISDYAKGVISSELVHYVEDIAHASGIFVAMDPKPKNGIFYRNMDLMTPNKDESIKLAGFDEDVGIGDFKIVCENIFEKFSPKNLVITLGSEGMLLCHDGKVIDSIPTYASEVFDVSGAGDTAIACLTAAMVAGADLRKAAHLANIAAGIVVKKLGTAQVTAAEILNYHE
- a CDS encoding DegT/DnrJ/EryC1/StrS family aminotransferase; this encodes MQVPLLDIKQQNFAIYGELTAAFDRVFRSGQFILGPEVEAFEKNFAKQVGVKHGIGVSSGTDALLLAMMVLEVGPGDEVISPAYSFFSTASCASRLGAKVVWCDVSFDDFNMDTGEIEGLISDHTKAVVPVHLFGQAVAMDNILSICRSRHIPIIEDCAQAAGAKFDGRQVGQFGTFGCYSFFPSKNLGGFGDAGMLVTNDDELAAKARILRSHGATGQYHHDYLGGNFRIDALQAALLNVKLPYMINHIERRRKNAAHYADALAKIDGVGFDESCDLVLPMENQGNFHTFNQYTLRLKAAKRDELKQFLNARDIGCQIYYPMALSDQKCFAANARGSEAITVAKQLALESLSIPIFPELSIDQMNYVVDSIVEFLKRR